One Archangium violaceum genomic window, CGATGGACGCGCCGCCCACGTTCACCAGCTCCACGAACTCGCCATTCGTGGAACTGCCGGGCTCGTTGGCCAGGATCTCATTGAGGATGACCTTCGCCGGGCTGTTGACCATGTTGATGGTGAAGGGGCCATCGCTCATGTCCCAGTCCGTGCCGAAGGCGTCCTTCACTCGCACCCGGGCCGTCGTGCTGGCCGTGGTCGGGACCGTCCAGGAATAGCTGCCCGTGGACGCGGCCACGCTGCTGGCGATCACCGTCCACGAGGCGCCGTTGTCGAGCGAGTACTCCAGCTTCACGTTGGAGATGTCCTGGGCCGTCCAGGTGATGTTCTGCGCCCTACCCCCCGCCCAGCTCTCGCCACCGTTGGGTTTGGTGACGGTGATGCCCGGCGCGGGCGTGCGCGCGGAGGCGCTGCTCGCGGTGGACTCGTTGCCCGCCGCGTCCACGGCCGTCACCAGGTACTCATACGAGGCGCCGGGCGTCAGGCCCAGGTCCGCGAAGCCCGGGGTGCTCGTGGTTCCGGCGGACGTGTAGGCGCCGCCGTTGACGCTCCGGTACACCCGGTAGCCCGTCACCTTCACGTTGTCCGTGGAGGCATTCCAGGACAGGTCGATCTCCGTGGAGGACACGGCGCTGGCCACCAGCGCGCCAGGCGCGGAGGGCGGCTGGAGATCCGGGCCCTTCGAGGCGTACGAGACGTTCACGCTGCCCTGCTTCACCACGAAGGTGCTCCCGTCCGCGGAGCTCAGCTCGATGTGGCCCCGGACCTTGTTCGTGGCCGGATCCTCCGTCAGCCAGATGTCCGAGGCGCGCGCCGTCAGCCGGTCCAGGCACTCCTGCGTCGGGTGGCCGTAGGTGTTGTCCTTGCCCACGGAGATGAAGGACACCGTGGGCTTCGTCACATCCAGGAACGAGTCGTTGGACGAGCTGCGCGAGCCGTGGTGGTGCACCTTGTACAGCTCGATCTCCCCCACGTCGTTGAGGAGGGTGGACTCGATGTCCGGGCTGCCGGTGAGGTCTCCTCCCACGAGGGCGTCGAACTCGCCATACGAAATCTTCACCGCCACGGATTTGGCGTTCTCGTCCGAGCTGGTGATGCCGTTGCCGTTGGCCGCCACGACGGTGAGCGTCACCTCGCCGCAGAGCGAGAACGTCTGTCCCCGGAGCGCCGTGAAGCGCCGGCCGCTGAAGTGGCTGACGTAGTCGTCATACGCGTTCGAGTTGTACGTACCCCCGTGGTCGTACACCGCGTCGATGGAGACCGCGTCCGTGCCCACGTCCACCTCGTCGATGCCGCCCATGTGGTCGGCATGCATGTGCGAGACGAAGACCATGTCGATGTTCGTCACCCCCAATGACTTCAGGTAGGCCTTGATGGTGGCTCCCGAGCCCGTGGGACCTCCATCGAACAGCGCCACGCAGCCCCCCGGCGCGATGAGCACCGCCGAGTCCCCCTGTCCGATGTCCAGGGTGGTGAAGCGCAGGCCCTGCGACCAGGCCAGCGTGGGCAACAAGGCGGTCAGCAGCAGCAGGGAACGGACAGCGGTCAGCGGGTGGGTGAGCATGGGCTCGCCTCCAGGGACAGGGACACCCGTCGTTATCTCAAGCCCTGGGAATCCAGCAAGGCGGTAGGTTTCGATTTAACTGGAAATTCAAGTTGCCTCGGACGCCTGCGTCCCCTTCCCAGCACGAGGACTTGCGCGGACCGGCCGTTCAGACTACCTGGTCCAACCAGAGGGTTCGTACTCCCGGTCTACCCCTGGTCCCCGAGGTGCCCGCCGCCATGCCCCGTCCGCGTTTCGAGAAGCTTCCGCCCGAGCGTCGCGTCCACATCCTGGAGGTGGCGGCGCGCGAGTTCGGCGCGCTCGGCTACGAGGGGGCGTCGCTCAACCGCATCCTGGAGAAGGCGGAGCTGAGCAAGGGGGCCGCCTACTACTACTTCGACGACAAGGCGGACCTGTTCCTCGCGGTGCTGCGGCACTGCTGGGAGCACCTGTCGGTCGAGGAGGCGCTACGGCCGGAGGTGCTGCGGGCCGACACCTTCTGGGAGCACCTGCGTGCCCTCTACCAGCGCCAGTTCATCCTCTTGCGCCAGAGCCCCTGGTTGATGGGCGTGGCGCGGGCCGTATGGACGCTGCCGCCGCACCTGCGCGAGAGCGGGCCGATGGCGGTCCTCATCGAGCGCGGCCAGGCCCTCATGCGTGGGTTGCTCGTGCGAGGCCGCGAGCTGGGCGTCATCCGCGAGGACGTGCCCGAGGCGTTGCTCGGCGCCTGGGTGCGCGCCCTCGACAGTGCGGGCGACCAGTGGCTGCTCGCGCACTGGGAGCAACTCGACGACGCGGCCATGCGGGAGCACGCGGAGCGTGTCGTGGACGCCATACGCCGGCTGCTCACGCCGGCCCAACCAGGAGGGAAGTCATGAAGCGGGTTCTCATCGTCGGAGCGGGACCGGCGGGCGCCGCCCTCGCCTACATTCTCGCGAGCCGGGGCGTGCCGGTGCACCTGTTGGAGCGCCAGCGGGACTTCTCTCGCGAGTTCCGCGGCGAGGGCTTCCAGCCGAGCGGCCAGGACGTGCTGCGCCAGATGGGGCTGGGCTCGCGCTTCGACGCGCTGCCGTCCGTGAGGATGGAGGCCGTCTCCGTGTGGCGGGGCTCGCGGAGGCTGCTGTCGGTGGACGTGCCCGAGCAGGCCCGCGACAACGTGGTACGCATCGTGAGCCAGCCGGCGCTGCTGGAGATGCTGGTGGAGGAGGCGGGACGCTTCCCCCACTTCCGCCTGGAGCGCGGCGTGGCGGTGCGGGACGTGGTGCGCGAGGGCGGGCGCGTGGTGGGCGTGCGCGTGGAGCGGGACGGGCACGAGGCGGAGCTGCGCGCGGACTTCGTCATCGGCACGGACGGGCGCAACTCGGTGCTGCGCCGCAAGGCGGACCTGCACGAGGAGCGCATGCCGCAGTCCTTCGACATCCTCTGGTGCAAGGTGCCCGTTCCCGCCTTCTGGCGGCCGGGCGAGGCGGAGATCCACGCCACCACCCAGGGCGGCCTGTGTCTGGCGTTTCCCTCCTATGACGGGATGCTGCAGCTCGGTTGGAGCATGCGGAAGGGGAAGTTCAAGCAGCTGCGCGGACAGGGCGTGGAGGCGTGGGTGGAGGAGCTGTCCCGGGCGGTGCGGCCGGAGCTGGGCGCGCACCTGCTTGCCCACCGGGGCGAGGTGAGCCACCCGTTCCTCCTGGATGCCATCTGCGATCGGCTCGTGCGCTGGACGGCACCGGGGCTGCTGCTCATCGGGGACGCGGCGCACCCCATGTCTCCGGTGGGGGGGCAGGGGGTGAACGTGGCCCTGCGCGACGCGCTCGTGGCGGCCAACCACCTGTTCCCCGTGCTCGCGGCGGAGGGCTCGCCCGAGGCACTGGATGCCGCCGCCGCGCGCGTGCAGGCCGAGCGGCTGCCCGAGGTCTCCGACATCCAGGCCATCCAGACGCGGCAGGCGCGCTTCCTCGTGGGCACGGGGCTGCTGCCGCGGTTGATGTTGGCGGTCCTGCCGCTGCTCGAGAAGCTGGGCGCCACGCGCAACTTCGCCGTGGGCGGAGACCGGCGCTTCCGCGGCGTGCTGCGCCCGTTGCGACTCGCGGTGTGAGGCTACTTCGTGTCGTCCTCGTCGGGCGAGAGGCGTGCCACCTGCTCCTCGCTGGCGGCCCAGGCGTCCTGGGCGTCACGGGCGTGCACCTCGGAGGCGGCCTCGTCGTCCTGCTTGCTCGTCCACGAGGAGTGACCACCGGCGAAGCCCTCGAGCGGACGCGGGCCGCGCTTCGCCTCCACCTCCAGGTCCTTGGCCTCCAGCTCGCGCAACCGCTCCCGCTCCTGTTCCCGCTCGCGCTGGTGCTGCTTCTCCAAAGGGTCGTTCGCCATCGGGCACCTCCTCTGCCCGAAAGTGCGAACGATGCGGGCGGGCGTCAGCGGGCGGTGACGGGTTTTCTGGGGCCCGTGTGCCTGGCTGCCTGGCCGAGCGACAGGAGTCTTGTGGGCCTGGGCCTTCCCCCGGAAGCTGCGCGCCATGAAGACACTCCATGGCTCGCGTTTCCTGTTGGTCCTGCTGGGGGCGGTTCTCGCCGGCTGCTCCGTCGCCCGCGTCACCGTGCCTCCGCCCATGGGAGACGAGGTCACGATTCTGGTTCCCGGCTACCGCGGCAGCTTCCTCGTCACCGAGGGCCCGGAGCCCGAGCGAGCCTGGCTCACGGTGGGACAGGCGCTCTCGCGAGGGGAGAAGACACTGGCGATTCCCTTCCCGGGGCAGCGGCCCGTGCCAACCTACGGCACCCTGCGGCCGGATGGACCGCTCACCGAGCTGTCGGCGCTCTTCGTGTCGGTGGACGCGTACCGCTCGTTCATGGAGTTTGGCCGGGACCACCTGCCGGGCTTCGTTCCGTTTTCCTATGACTGGCGGCGGGACATCCGCGAGAGCGCCGGAGCGCTGTGCGCGCGCATCGAGCAGCTCGTGGCGGAAGGGGGAGGGCGGCGCAAGGTGAACATCGTGGCCCACAGCATGGGCGGGCTGGTGACGATGCATTGCCTGCTGCACGGTGGAGCGCGGGCTGGCGAGAGGCCGTGGGCTGGAGCCGGGCACGTGAAGCGCGTGGTCATCATCGGCACGCCGTTTGGTGGGGGCCCGGGCATGTTCGATGACCTGCAGGTGGGCACGGAGACGATGCGCAACCGGGCGCTGATGGCACCCGAGGCGCTCTTCACCTTCGCCTCGGCCTTCCAGATGCTGCCCACGCGCAGCGACTTCTTCGTGGACGCGGAGGGCAGGCCGGTGGAGGTGGATGCCTTTGACCCGGCTGTCTGGCTGAAGGAGGGCTGGGGTCCCTTCGCGGACCCGGCGCTGCGCGAGGACGAGGCCTACCGCGCGCAGCTCGTGCGGATGCTGGACGCGCACCGGGAGTTCCGTGAGGCGCTCGCGCCACGGCCTGGGTTGCCTTCGCCTGCCTTCGAGACGCTCGTGGTGGTGGGAACGGGGCGGCCCTCGGTGAGCGGGATGCGGATGGTGGACGGGAAGCTCGACTTGAAGAACCCGCCGCGAGCGGATGGAGATGGCTCGGTGCAGTCGGCGCGAGCGCTGCCCGAGCTGCCCATTGCCTATCATCGCTTGGACAGCCCCGCCGAGCACGTGGCGCTCATGTCCGACCGTGACGTGCTCCACGCCGTGGAACGGTTCCTCCGAGGAGAGACGGTGGGGACGCTCCACCAGCCGTGATGCGGTAATTCAAGATTCGAATCGTTGCCCGGGAGGAGTCACCTGCTTGCGATGGTGCTGGTGCTGCTCGCCGGGATTCCGTGCGAGCCGTACGAGGGGTCGATCGTATGTCACTGCAAGGCGGGGATGGTCAGTGCATGCGTGGCACTGCGGGAGAGCAATCCGGAGCTGGCCAAGAAGGTGGACGCCGCGATTCAAGCGGCGAAGGTGCTGGAGGAGGCGGGCCGGAAAACGGAGGAGGCGTTCGATGCCGAGGCCCTGGCGTCCTCCGCTTCACCCGAGCCCCCTGAGTGCAAGGGGCAGGAGCACCACGTCATCTCCCGGCCCATCGCCAAGAGGTTGGAAAGTCATGAGACGCTGAGTGGTCGTTACAAGCCGCGCGACCCACGCTTCGTCGCCCGAGCCGTGGATGAGAAGGCCCATTGCGGTTATCAGGAGTGGCACCGCAAAGTGGATGATGAGGTCATCGCATGGCTTCGGCGATACCCCAAGGCGACAGTGGAGCAGTTCGAGTCATACCTCCGAGAGATTTACAGTAGGCCCGACATGCTCAAGAGGTTCCCCCATGGTTTCTGAACCCTCTACCTGCTCACGCTTTTTCGTCCTGGAGAAAGATGTCCTCGGGTCCCGTTACGATGCAGAGGTCGATGAGGTCGAGCCCCGTAACATTGGAAAAGCGCCCCGTTGCCCTCAGTGCGGCGAACCCATCGGGATGAGGCCATGGCTTCCTCCCTATCGTACCGAGTTGGTGCTGCACGGAGAGGAGCTCGGGGACTTCATCGAGGCTTCAGGGTACGACATCCTGGTGTCCGAGAGGTTCGCACAGGCCTTCCGGGAAGAGGGACTCACTGGGCTGGAGGGCTTCCATCCGGTGGAGGTTCTCCGGGTGCGTGGGAGGCGACGAGGCACCGGGCCCTCTCCTATTCCCCACTATCTGCTCGTCAGGCCGTGCTTCGGCCGCGCGGCGGTGGATCTTGCTCGCAGCCGTATTCGTTATGGAAAGTCCCCCACCTGCGATGAATGCCGTTGCGATGGCCTGGATGCCATCCACGGATTTTCTCTGGAGGCGGGCAGCTGGAGGGGAGAGGACATCTTCCACCCTCGGGGGCTGCAGGGCGTGCTGACCGTGTCCGAACGTTTCGAGCGCTTCGTGGCGCGGCACGGTTTCACCAACATGAGGCTGACGCTCAGTGAGGAATATGTGTGGAATCCACGGGGTCTCGAACCGTTGCCCACGACGAAGCCGGGTTCCGCGTGAAACGAACCGTTGGAGGGATGTCCATGAGACGGGTCTTCTCTGTCGTTACTTCTTTTTGTTTGATGACCCTGTCGGGTTGCTCGTTCTTCGGATATGGCTTGTACAAGAAGGCGGAGTGGGCACCTCCGGAAATGGCCGCCAGGGTGAAGTTCCCCAATTCATATGAGAAGGGTGCCCACCTCGAGGGACCCATGGTGGTAGCGCTGGCAGCGGCCATGAATGACTTCCTGCCACCTGGAACGGTACCTCGGAAGGGTGATGATCCCGTGGCGCGGTGCCTATCCCTTCGAGAGACGTTTCAAGTGTCTGTCTGGCAGCCGAACGACAACAACATCTTCTTCGTTCGTTTCACTCCAGACCTGTCGCGATGTGCCCCTGGTGCCATCATCACTGACGGAGGCGCGGAGTACGCCGTCGATGCTGAAGGACGTATTCTCGCCAGGAAGTGATGCGATTTGCCCCTCGTGCGGTCCCTACCAGACGAGCCGTGGTCCTTCTGTGCGCAGCCGCTCCCGTCTTGCTTCGTAATCCGGGAGCAGCCGCCCCAGCGCCGCCCAGAACTCCTTCCCGTGGTCGTCATGGACGAGATGGACGACCTCATGGGCCACCACGTAGTCCACGAGCCGCATCGGTGCCTGGATGATGCGCCAGTTGAAGCGCACCACCCCGGCACTGCAACTCCCCCAGCGCCGCTCCTGCTCGCGGACGAGCACCCGGGGCTCCGGTAGGCCCACCCTTTGAGCCCACCAGGTGGTTCGTTCGGTCAGGCGCTCTCGGGCGTGTTCCCGGTACCAACCGACGAACGCCTCCCGGATAGCCCCTGCCTGTACTTCTCTCGTGCGTGCCCCGGGGATGACGACCCGGAGCCGGCCGCGAGCGAGCCGCACCTCGGGGGCCGTACCTCCACGACGGACTTCCAACCGGTACTGCCTCCCCGAGGTACTCGTAGGCGCGCCCGAGCATGTCGGGTTCGGACAGCGCCGCGTTGCGCAGGTTCAGCTTCGCGAAGTGCTGCACCAGCTTCGAGAGCACCGTGTCCCGGTTCTTCCCATCCCCGAGCTTGCGCTCGTCGTTGAAGTCGATGCCCGCGAGGATGCCGTCCAGGCTGCTGTTCTGTTCCTCCAGCGCCGCGCACGCCTTGTTGAGCGCCTCGCCGATGTTCGTGGAGACCTTCTGGATTTCGCTCCACCGGGCGCGCTTGGGGACGAAGAACCGGTGCGAGTCGTGGTCCTCCCACGCCACGTCCTCGGGCTCGCCCTGGTCGAGCAGCTTCTGGGCCTCCTCCTCGAACACATCCGACAGGCGCTTCAGGAAGAGCAGCCCGAAGATGTAGTTCTTGTAGTCGGACGAGTCGATGGAGCCCCGGAGGATGTCGGCGGCGCTCCAGAGATACCGCTCGAGCTGATCCACGGTGAGCCTGGCCGTCGAGGGCAGGTCGAGGCTCGTCTGCTCCGGAGGGGCGCTCTCGCGGGCGGGGCGTTTTTTCGGTGCGGCCGGAGCGGGCTCGGCCCCGCCGTCCCCGGCGCCGAGGATGCGCTGCACCAGCACGCCCTTCTCCCGGCCGCCGCGGTCCAGTCTGAGGGCATCGCAGATGGACTGGAGCTCCTCGCGCTTGAGGCCGCCGAGCAGCTCGGCGAAGTCCACCGACTTCGCGCTGACGAGGGCCTCGGCGTGGTGCTCGGGGACGCGGCGGTCGGCCACGTCGAGCGCGTACTGTTGCGTCAATTCGTTGAGGCGGGCCCGCCCGAGCTGCAAGAGGGCGAGACGGCGCTTCGCTGGAGATAGACCCGTGCTTCCCAAGACTTCCTCCCCAACAGGTGCGGTCACGGAGGACCGGAGTGCCAGGGTGTCTATCTCGAGGGAGAATCCCCGAACGAGCCCGCGCGCTTCGCTGGGAGTGTGAGCCGGGCGTGCTC contains:
- a CDS encoding lipase family alpha/beta hydrolase; this encodes MKTLHGSRFLLVLLGAVLAGCSVARVTVPPPMGDEVTILVPGYRGSFLVTEGPEPERAWLTVGQALSRGEKTLAIPFPGQRPVPTYGTLRPDGPLTELSALFVSVDAYRSFMEFGRDHLPGFVPFSYDWRRDIRESAGALCARIEQLVAEGGGRRKVNIVAHSMGGLVTMHCLLHGGARAGERPWAGAGHVKRVVIIGTPFGGGPGMFDDLQVGTETMRNRALMAPEALFTFASAFQMLPTRSDFFVDAEGRPVEVDAFDPAVWLKEGWGPFADPALREDEAYRAQLVRMLDAHREFREALAPRPGLPSPAFETLVVVGTGRPSVSGMRMVDGKLDLKNPPRADGDGSVQSARALPELPIAYHRLDSPAEHVALMSDRDVLHAVERFLRGETVGTLHQP
- a CDS encoding Wall-associated protein precursor, with protein sequence MVLVLLAGIPCEPYEGSIVCHCKAGMVSACVALRESNPELAKKVDAAIQAAKVLEEAGRKTEEAFDAEALASSASPEPPECKGQEHHVISRPIAKRLESHETLSGRYKPRDPRFVARAVDEKAHCGYQEWHRKVDDEVIAWLRRYPKATVEQFESYLREIYSRPDMLKRFPHGF
- a CDS encoding M48 family metallopeptidase; its protein translation is MEVRRGGTAPEVRLARGRLRVVIPGARTREVQAGAIREAFVGWYREHARERLTERTTWWAQRVGLPEPRVLVREQERRWGSCSAGVVRFNWRIIQAPMRLVDYVVAHEVVHLVHDDHGKEFWAALGRLLPDYEARRERLRTEGPRLVW
- a CDS encoding TetR/AcrR family transcriptional regulator — translated: MPRPRFEKLPPERRVHILEVAAREFGALGYEGASLNRILEKAELSKGAAYYYFDDKADLFLAVLRHCWEHLSVEEALRPEVLRADTFWEHLRALYQRQFILLRQSPWLMGVARAVWTLPPHLRESGPMAVLIERGQALMRGLLVRGRELGVIREDVPEALLGAWVRALDSAGDQWLLAHWEQLDDAAMREHAERVVDAIRRLLTPAQPGGKS
- a CDS encoding FAD-dependent monooxygenase, with the protein product MKRVLIVGAGPAGAALAYILASRGVPVHLLERQRDFSREFRGEGFQPSGQDVLRQMGLGSRFDALPSVRMEAVSVWRGSRRLLSVDVPEQARDNVVRIVSQPALLEMLVEEAGRFPHFRLERGVAVRDVVREGGRVVGVRVERDGHEAELRADFVIGTDGRNSVLRRKADLHEERMPQSFDILWCKVPVPAFWRPGEAEIHATTQGGLCLAFPSYDGMLQLGWSMRKGKFKQLRGQGVEAWVEELSRAVRPELGAHLLAHRGEVSHPFLLDAICDRLVRWTAPGLLLIGDAAHPMSPVGGQGVNVALRDALVAANHLFPVLAAEGSPEALDAAAARVQAERLPEVSDIQAIQTRQARFLVGTGLLPRLMLAVLPLLEKLGATRNFAVGGDRRFRGVLRPLRLAV
- a CDS encoding lamin tail domain-containing protein, producing the protein MLTHPLTAVRSLLLLTALLPTLAWSQGLRFTTLDIGQGDSAVLIAPGGCVALFDGGPTGSGATIKAYLKSLGVTNIDMVFVSHMHADHMGGIDEVDVGTDAVSIDAVYDHGGTYNSNAYDDYVSHFSGRRFTALRGQTFSLCGEVTLTVVAANGNGITSSDENAKSVAVKISYGEFDALVGGDLTGSPDIESTLLNDVGEIELYKVHHHGSRSSSNDSFLDVTKPTVSFISVGKDNTYGHPTQECLDRLTARASDIWLTEDPATNKVRGHIELSSADGSTFVVKQGSVNVSYASKGPDLQPPSAPGALVASAVSSTEIDLSWNASTDNVKVTGYRVYRSVNGGAYTSAGTTSTPGFADLGLTPGASYEYLVTAVDAAGNESTASSASARTPAPGITVTKPNGGESWAGGRAQNITWTAQDISNVKLEYSLDNGASWTVIASSVAASTGSYSWTVPTTASTTARVRVKDAFGTDWDMSDGPFTINMVNSPAKVILNEILANEPGSSTNGEFVELVNVGGASIDISGWTLSDATSVRHTFAAGTVLGAGKAIVVFGGASGIPAGTTNAVVASTGTLSLNNGGDTVTVKTSSTGTATTIDMFTYTSALASQDGVSMNRSPDASATGSFVLHTSLSSLSASPGTRVSGVGF